In Microvenator marinus, one genomic interval encodes:
- a CDS encoding alpha/beta hydrolase has product MKPTTTREVETHQIEISRPEAKIAGELIVADAVNPTPLAVIVAGSGPTDRDGNSVAGIKTDAYKMLATDLAKRGVSTFRYDKRGIGASTTTVDESQVDLNTFVNDLVGVVRHFEGDSRFDSLHIIGHSEGGLLAILAAPSLDAESLTLLATAGRPLREVLEEQLAKQAPALMPDVRRILDDLENGREPEVVPDVLMGLFRPSVQPFLKSAISVDPAQKLKELKVRVLVVQGARDLQVSLKDAERLVLFRSDAEFLTLPKASHVLKDDPATELPQESYTNPNMPLSEGLSDTVAKHITKP; this is encoded by the coding sequence ATGAAACCAACCACGACGCGTGAAGTTGAAACTCATCAGATTGAGATTTCGCGGCCAGAGGCAAAGATTGCAGGTGAGCTCATCGTCGCTGACGCAGTAAATCCAACACCCCTAGCGGTGATTGTGGCAGGCTCTGGACCGACGGACCGCGATGGAAATAGCGTGGCCGGCATCAAGACGGATGCCTACAAAATGCTCGCAACCGACCTCGCAAAACGTGGCGTTTCAACATTCCGCTACGATAAACGGGGCATCGGGGCGAGCACCACAACCGTGGATGAATCTCAAGTCGACCTGAATACCTTTGTGAATGATTTGGTCGGCGTGGTCCGGCATTTCGAAGGTGATTCTCGCTTCGACTCGCTCCATATCATCGGCCATTCTGAAGGCGGTTTGTTGGCCATTTTGGCAGCTCCAAGTCTCGACGCCGAGTCATTAACACTGCTGGCCACCGCGGGACGACCCCTGCGTGAAGTGCTCGAGGAACAGCTGGCCAAACAAGCACCAGCCCTCATGCCCGATGTTCGTCGAATCCTCGACGACCTCGAAAACGGTCGTGAACCTGAGGTCGTTCCGGATGTTTTGATGGGGCTCTTTAGGCCCTCCGTACAACCCTTCCTTAAGTCGGCCATCTCAGTCGATCCGGCTCAGAAACTCAAAGAACTCAAGGTACGGGTTCTCGTGGTTCAAGGGGCGCGAGATCTACAAGTCTCACTCAAGGATGCTGAACGGCTCGTGCTTTTTCGGTCGGACGCTGAGTTTCTCACCCTTCCGAAAGCATCCCATGTGTTGAAAGACGATCCTGCGACTGAGTTACCGCAGGAATCCTATACCAATCCCAATATGCCGCTCTCCGAGGGCCTTTCCGACACCGTCGCGAAACACATCACTAAACCATGA